One part of the Engraulis encrasicolus isolate BLACKSEA-1 chromosome 17, IST_EnEncr_1.0, whole genome shotgun sequence genome encodes these proteins:
- the spns1 gene encoding protein spinster homolog 1: MTNAASDTTPFFSDEGEGSGGEGAETEESQPMEEEPASGVSNRRAIMTVAVLCYINLLNYMDRFTVAGVLPDIEKFFKINDGTSGLLQTVFICSYMFLAPLFGYLGDRYHRKLIMCVGISMWSVVTLASSYIYTKEHFWALLVTRGLVGIGEASYSTIAPTIIADLFVKERRTRMLTFFYFAIPVGSGMGYIVGSKVADFAGDWHWALRVTPVLGVLAVFLLVCVVKEPKRGAIEARPEHTLHRTSWLQDMQALCKNASFMLSTMGFTAVAFVTGSLALWAPAFLYRAAIFNGERPPCTGESCGNNDSLYFGLITCVTGILGVASGVEISRRLKVVTARADPLVCAAGLLLAAPFLFLAVSFAQASTIATYVFIFLGETFLSMNWAIVADILLYVVVPTRRSTASAFQIVISHLLGDAGSPYLIGVVSDTLKREDSYMWAFRSLQISLLICSFVAVGGGAAFLATALFVEKDKQIAESYTPSDDAPIVVPKRGRSTKVPVSSVLI, translated from the exons ATGACGAACGCTGCCTCCGACACCACGCCCTTCTTCTCTgacgagggggaggggtcaggcGGAGAGGGGGCGGAGACAGAAGAGAGCCAGCCAATGGAGGAGGAGCCGGCCAGCGGGGTGTCCAATAGGAGAGCTATTATGACGGTAGCCGTGCTGTGCTACATCAACCTACTGAATTACATGGACCGCTTCACTgtagcag gAGTCCTTCCGGATATTGAGAAGTTCTTCAAGATTAATGACGGCACCTCAGGCCTGCTACAAACAG tgtTCATTTGCAGCTACATGTTCCTGGCGCCGCTGTTTGGTTACCTAGGCGACCGTTACCACAGGAAGCTGATCATGTGTGTCGGCATCAGCATGTGGAGCGTCGTAACACTTGCATCATCATACATATATActaaagag catttcTGGGCTCTGCTGGTGACGAGGGGCCTGGTTGGCATCGGGGAGGCCAGCTACTCCACCATCGCTCCCACCATCATCGCCGACCTCTTCGTCAAAGAGAGAAGGACCAGGATGCTGACATTCTTCTACTTCGCCATCCCAGTGGGCAG tggCATGGGTTACATTGTGGGGTCAAAGGTCGCTGACTTCGCTGGAGACTGGCACTGGGCACTACGG gtgacccCCGTGCTGGGTGTGCTTGCAGTCTtcctcctggtgtgtgtggtgaaggagCCTAAGCGGGGGGCCATCGAGGCGCGGCCAGAACACACTCTCCACCGCACCAGCTGGCTGCAAGACATGCAGGCACTCTGCAAGaa tgccagCTTCATGCTGTCCACTATGGGCTTCACGGCGGTGGCGTTCGTGACGGGCTCCCTTGCTCTCTGGGCTCCTGCGTTCCTCTATCGAGCGGCCATCTTTAACGGGGAGAGGCCACCCTGCACTGGAGAGAGCTGCGGCAACAACGACAG cctgTATTTCGGCCTGATCACGTGTGTGACGGGCATCCTGGGCGTGGCGAGTGGCGTGGAGATCAGCCGGCGTCTGAAGGTGGTGACTGCTAGAGCCGACCCCCTGGTCTGTGCTGCCGGCCTCCTGTTGGCcgcccccttcctcttcctcgccGTCTCATTCGCACAGGCCTCCACTATCGCCACctac gtgtTCATCTTTCTGGGAGAGACGTTCCTGTCCATGAACTGGGCTATCGTAGCAGACATActactg taCGTGGTGGTCCCAACTCGTCGCTCCACAGCCTCAGCGTTCCAGATCGTCATCTCACACCTTCTGGGAGACGCAGGCAGCCCCTACCTGATAGGAgtg gtgtcggACACTTTAAAGAGGGAGGACTCCTACATGTGGGCGTTCCGGTCGCTTCAGATCTCGCTACTGATTTGCTCCTTCGTGGCTGTGGGGGGCGGGGCTGCCTTCTTGGCCACCGCCCTCTTTGTGGAAAAAGACAAACAAATCGCAGAAAGCTACACACcctcag acGACGCTCCGATCGTGGTGCCCAAGAGGGGGCGCTCCACCAAGGTCCCGGTTTCCAGCGTGCTGATTTGA